The Leclercia sp. S52 genome has a segment encoding these proteins:
- the dppF gene encoding dipeptide ABC transporter ATP-binding subunit DppF, producing the protein MSTQEATMQQPLLQAIDLKKHYPVKKGLFAPERLVKALDGVSFTLERGKTLAVVGESGCGKSTLGRLLTMIETPTGGELYYQGQDLLKHDPDAQKLRRQKIQIVFQNPYGSLNPRKKVGQILEEPLQINSTLSKEQRREKALAMMAKVGLKTEHYDRYPHMFSGGQRQRIAIARGLMLDPDVVIADEPVSALDVSVRAQVLNLMMDLQQDLGLSYVFISHDLSVVEHIADEVMVMYLGRCVEKGTKDQIFNNPRHPYTQALLSATPRLNPDDRRERIKLTGELPSPLNPPPGCAFNARCRRRFGPCTQLQPQLKDYGGQLVACFAVDQDENGEKPLA; encoded by the coding sequence ATGAGTACGCAAGAGGCCACCATGCAACAGCCGCTGTTGCAGGCTATCGATCTGAAAAAACACTACCCGGTGAAGAAGGGGCTGTTTGCCCCGGAACGCCTGGTGAAAGCGCTGGACGGCGTCTCCTTTACCCTGGAGCGCGGCAAAACGCTGGCGGTGGTAGGGGAGTCCGGCTGTGGGAAATCCACCCTGGGCCGTCTGCTGACTATGATTGAAACCCCGACCGGGGGTGAGCTGTACTATCAGGGGCAGGATCTGCTCAAGCACGATCCCGACGCGCAGAAGCTGCGTCGCCAGAAAATCCAGATTGTGTTCCAGAACCCGTATGGTTCCCTGAACCCGCGTAAGAAAGTGGGGCAGATTCTGGAGGAGCCGCTGCAGATTAACTCCACGTTGAGCAAAGAGCAGCGTCGCGAGAAGGCGCTGGCGATGATGGCAAAAGTGGGACTCAAGACCGAGCACTACGATCGCTATCCGCATATGTTCTCCGGCGGCCAGCGTCAGCGTATCGCTATCGCCCGTGGCCTGATGCTCGACCCGGACGTGGTGATCGCCGATGAACCGGTCTCCGCGCTCGACGTGTCCGTTCGTGCGCAGGTGCTGAACCTGATGATGGATCTGCAGCAGGATTTAGGCCTGTCGTACGTCTTCATCTCTCACGACCTGTCGGTGGTAGAGCACATTGCGGATGAAGTGATGGTGATGTATCTGGGGCGCTGCGTGGAGAAGGGGACGAAAGATCAGATCTTTAATAACCCTCGCCATCCTTATACCCAGGCGCTGCTCTCAGCGACACCGCGCCTGAACCCGGACGATCGTCGGGAACGCATTAAGCTGACCGGCGAGCTGCCAAGCCCGCTCAATCCGCCGCCGGGCTGTGCCTTCAACGCCCGTTGCCGTCGTCGCTTTGGACCCTGCACCCAGCTACAACCGCAGTTGAAAGACTACGGCGGTCAACTGGTGGCCTGCTTCGCTGTCGATCAGGATGAAAACGGCGAAAAGCCTCTGGCGTAA